Part of the Vanessa atalanta chromosome 1, ilVanAtal1.2, whole genome shotgun sequence genome is shown below.
GCGCGCAGTATGCGGCGCGCCCCGCCCTcaccgccgcgccgcccgccaccTCGCCCTACGCGCGCGCCGTGCGGGACGTGCGGGATGTGCGGGACTCACGCGCACTGCGGGACGTACGCGACGTGCGGGACTCGCGGGATATGCGCGACGTGCGTCGCGAGCGATTCGGCTACGAGCGGCGGGACGGGCGTCCACACGTGCATCCCGAGCAGCGTGTTTCTGACCTGCGCCACCACCACGCCGCGCAACCAGACTATACGCAGGttggtttatattaataagaaatcaTCAATTATCTTCCTTATTTATTACATGGGTTGTCGGACGatctaatgggccacctggtgggacgtggtcaccactgtaaaaatttaaaccattccttacactgccagagcgctaccaaccttgggagctcagatgttatgtctcttgtgcctatacactggctcactcactctttaaacaGGAACACAATTGCACTATTTATAGCTTTATGCTTTTCGGTCGTTCAGCTGAAGAGCCATATttaacacataaaattaaaaatggtttttttatcttgcaaaaattttacttaatttgagtataataatataaataaaatttattagttacttattgttgagaatatatttatatgtacataattctGTTGGTTGTCTGTCTAGGTTTCTCCGGCAAAACTGGCCCTCCGCCGACATTTGTCACAAGAAAGGCTTGCAGCGCCCGGTGCTCGCACCATCGGCGACCTTGTTAACGGAGAGATTGAACGCACGCTAGAAATATCAAATCAGAGCATTATTAACGCTACCGTTAACATGAGCGCCCGCTACCACGAACCCGTCTCTACAAATCAACCGCTCGAAGGTAAGAGTCCAAATGACTCTTCAACTTCTACAAacttccaatatttattatgaaacgcTTCTTTAAAGTACTTGTATTTGTATCCCCATGAAAATaatatggaaaataaattatatttcgtatttgTTACAAATAGGTCTCGCCGCTTGTCTGCAAGCTCGAGTTTTAGCATCAGAATATTGGAGTGGGCGTGGCACCAATGCAGGAGCAGCCAGTGGCGCGCCGGAACCCGAGGACGCTGGCCGTCGTCGCACCCCGCCGCCCGACCCGCACTCCAACACCTCCACCCCTCTCGTCGACGAGTTACCGGACGCCGTGCGGCCTCCAGGTGACATTATGGTCCTTACAACTCACGCGCATATAAAGGGGGACGACCGGAACTTATGAATGTCTCGACCGTTTCAGAAGGCGAGGGCGGCGAGGAAGTCGAAGAGAGCAAGTGGCAGGACCGAATAGCGTTTCGCTTCGATCAGATAATATCTTTCGCTTCTACGGCGATGGAGGACAAACGGCGACGATCGGACGAAGCGTGCAACACGTCGCCCGACTCGGGCATAGGGCACGGCGAGGCCGCCCGCGGGCCCGCCGACGGTGGTGACGCGCGCGCGGCGGGCCCGGCGACGGACGCGCGCGTGGCCGCCGTGGCCGCGACGGGCGCGGGCGGGCCCAGCGCTGCGCGCTCGCCTTCCCCGCAGCCGCCGCACCACTTCAAGAAGCGCTTCTTCCGACGCGAGCGGTGGGGCGCGTGGAGCGgtgcgccgccgcccgccgccgtgGACTGGGAGCGGCCGCCGATGTGACGCCCGCGCATCTAGCGCTGCGACGTGTGTCACTTCTCGCACCAGCGCTGCTCCTAGCGGGTCTCGCCGCTGCCTAGCGTAATCGAACACTGCCACTCGAGAGGCGCTTCGATCGCGTTCGCAACGTTGCTGTCGATCGTGCTCCTCTCGAATGTTGACtatcaattttgttaatttttttttttttttcgaatatataatgtaattatgtatattaatgagtttattttatgtttaagaattgtaattattcaatattaggTTTATGTCGTCGTTCATACGGCACGCCCGAACGTCTATCGCGCCGCGACGGATTTGTATTTCATGTGTTCATTTAGGTGTTAGTGTTCGAAATACATGATTCGGTAACTGTGCGATTCGTTCTCGCATCGGTcgtttattgtttttgtgtttcGTTTTTGATGTTTTATGGAGAGCTCAGCCTGAATAATGTGAATCATTTCTTTGAGAAATCTTAAAGCTCGATGAcgtgtgttaataaataaattgtaaatataaattaataattaaataaaacgctaGTAAAATTGTGGTCGacatttgaaaattttcaattataataatgatataaatattagaatCTTCCTAATATCGACATCATAACCGCTGCCTTAATGGTACATTCTTAACGTGACAGAATTGTAGTTGTAAAATAAGCCTTAAGCAATACATGAATTAATTGATGGGTGATTATCTGAGATACATGCAATACAAAAGTTTACGTAAAACATGTGAtatgtaaacaattataatatatacaaattgtttAGTGGTCATTTAGCATTTTTACATGCATTAAATCACATTTTTAGATATCTTTTTTCGTTCGTTGTAACTATTGGATGagtataaaatgaatgaatgaaggtacttaatttattacttagtgATTAAATAAAGCCAAACTTTTACATTATGTAAAATCACACCAGTTTCTCGTGTAAACTATTTCTATACATTACTTTCaactataatttgtaaaaaagaataattattatataaagtctaAAATACTAAAAGCATAAACAATAACACTGTATTAAAGGGCTTTACATAGAATCATCTggttcaaaaaataataatatttttttaatttttctctaaaataattaactcaATTATGGGAGTCTTCAATTTCTCAAACCAATTACACATGAGAcagatattaaaaagttttattttttattttaccttttcaAAGAAGATTCcaggaatttaaatttaataacaagacGTATCCCGTCGAACATAAGTAATCACAGCCTTTTGTAATATCTATAAAACATTTCTCAGATCAGAAATGgctatcattaaaattacatgaaGAAACTTCcaatgttttgatattaattaacacaattaataaaacttacaattaTGTTGtgccaaaattaatatttgcatattatgcTTAAATATGTTATCGAAAGATAATAATGACAACTTTGctctaaacataaaaaaacataatgggGTATAAAAACATCAAAAGAGCATTACATTGATGCAAAGGTTAACTAGCCATGTGACGCAATCAAACTAGCTAAAGCCCGAAAATAGGTTTTTGAAAGAtgtgttttaagtttttatgttttttaatgtttttatatattatgtaccacATATACGccttttttacaaatatgataTCCGTCgtgtatgattattatttatatttgtatgttattatataaaaatgtaagcaaGATACATATCCTTACTTTGGGCTTTACTGGTAATAAACGATCGGTGTTAAATCGTGGTTAGCATGCATAACGTTCATCGTtcaattttagaatatatatttggtgTCAACATACTGTGAAATAATTgcgataaaacaataattaattacctaTAAGTGTTCATTTATCGATATAGAACatacttgtattaaaataaatagccaCAAAACAAACCAAGAAATAAATGCCTTATTAACACTGTAAAAAGATATTAGTATAACATGCATGCAAGCCACTATTCAGAAATTATAGGTAGTTATTGCTAGAACAGGGTCTATGTACTTCGAGGTTTTCGTAGTTATAAAATCACCGGCGCTATATCGATATTCctgtatgtaatttttacacGATTAAAAGCTCACGAAGATTTATCCGCCTTTTAGCAATAAGGCtttacaaagttaaaattaaaatcttcatactaaatgtttttatgtaataattattgacttttttctgtattattaaaaatattgtgaaaatgtacttacttataataatgaaGACGATTTTCTCATGAATATGTTTGTTAGTTACTCGTTTTAAGTGcccgttttattaaaattattttgtattaatacaacatttaaagttttaaatttatttttaaaggttgacctaataagattttatatatttaataattggcAGCTTTACGCATGTATTTGTGTAAAGGGATTCAAAGAGTTGGGTATGGGCATTgctattgtattttaatcagTTATCACTTTCGCTGAAAATTTGTAGATTAAACGCTAGAGACATTTTATGAGAAAGTGAACTTTATTTCGTTCTTTTCTTGcgtgttgtaattatttttttaataaatgtccaTATCCGTTTGGTGCACTATTAAAACGTAAGTAAGAAttttcaagattatattaatatgatagtgtaaagtaatataaaacatgAGCAATGGTTATAATTAAGACCGACAAAAATTGCGTTCAGTGAATgagatttttaagatattataatgattataatacataaacgacttctaattttattaaactttttttttataaactgtcATAATCTATAGTGgcctaaattatattactttttaatatgcactaatttaatttatctttatacagACGATAAaatctaacaataataatattatataacaggtcgttttgtgtattataaacatTGGAGTGCACTGGTTTGATTGTGCCTGTAAAATTCACCAATGCCGCTCCAAACCTCAAAATtgtgtatttgtaaaataagttagCTTTTAAATCGGTTCTAAAGTACCAGTAGTAAGGTAgtgtatattggcattcaattAAGCGTTTCGAGATTAAGTCCAAGAGTGATTACATTATTCAGTTTTGActaacctttatttttttaatggggAAATGAGCTAATCAGTGTGACGTTAGTGTCTAAAATAGTACAAATGAGAAGACTTATTGTCGTAAGCCTCGGACTTTTCAACATTGCAAATGCTAGGTTTGAGATGTATCCCTGTgtactagttttattttgtactaaaaGGTTAAAATAAATGAGTAATTATATGTGATtcgttttattaacattttattttattggcaagacatatatactataaatattcagAGACGCACCCGAAacgttattaaattgaattctatTATAAGTAGCGCAGCTGGgatctcatttttttattaatttaatctctaTACAGTAccaattatatgaaaaatatacaaaagtacaTAAACAaggtttcaaatataattttaaggctATATAACCTGTAAatatagcttgatctttttgacagatgtaaatttttctgatcgacatattttcttaatttaatgattttaaaaattgtaaaaatatttttaaaaaatacatataatacaaaaatttctAAAGATTcgagcgttatccgaaaattttaagactttttctattatatattattgcttcaagtaaaatttaaatagaaacactgaaaataatagacgctgtACAATGTTatatcggtcggacggtagggagcCGAATAAGAGGCAGTAACtactacaaatatcgattacaaaaatccttattaaagatcattgttaagatATTGTTACGAGCGAGGGTCCTTTTTGTTGGGGTTTCTTTGGCTAGTGGCtagggtctctttagctggtataactcttatcaaaaaaaataattaaaaaaaaaattgaattctaatttgaattacgcattccatcgttccatcgaatgttataaatgttatattttctgtttttcatCTGTCTGTCAAAAAGGTCATGCTAATTTGAATACTACTTATTTGTATACTGCATTACAGCATAATATGCCTTCCGTAATCCGGTAAAAATACAAAGGCTCGATTTGATAATAATGAAATCGAACCATCGAGTTAATTATTACGATCTAGCAATCATATCGCATCGCAATAattatcataacaaaatatcCATAATGGTTTCACGTCAATGTACGATTGCGTAATACTAAAGTacctatgtattataattatatataaaaatatttcgtttaaagttatatataaagatattagaACAATACAATcaactatatataattgtaaaaagaaGTATCCGAATCTGACAATAATCAATTGTACGACaagttaaattatgtatatggtAAAGTGACGTTTCTTGTACGACTACGATAGCATCTTTCAATGTTTCAGTTTATACTTCACTTACTACTATACTACATACTACATTTACTCTTCACTTGTGATTACTGATTTGACAATTGACAGTATTTGACAATTGGCATCGCCCAACTACCAAAATCCAAAGTTTAATCAAGAATTCAAGAATcaaggttaaaatatatatagaacattTAGAGGCTTGTATTATgagtttagttataatttaattttataaatgcgtatATTGCAGTGTCATCAATGTtggcaattataatttttagtcaTCAGACTCGCTCGATTTCAAATAATTGTCAGGAAAATATGCCCTAAACCCTTTATATTATTGAAGATTTAACTTGTTTTTGTAGAGATATAGCGTTTTGAATCTTGCACCAATGAAATGCAATATACGTGAACTTGCTCTTCTGAGCGACAAACCTTGTGTTTTAGAAGGGAGATTAAACTATAAAAAGGTTTCAAATGGAAGTTACCGCAATCAAGCAGGTAAGGACAAAGAAATATCAGAAAGAATTGAGTAGAATATTGATGTTATTACGATCATCGTTAAGGCCgtttgtttttaacaaattaaaaaatatagtaaattcaAACCTTTTTTAGAGATATGTATACTTTTCTTAACagtttttaatcttattaacaGCTATCTATAAACATATGTTCatgatacatattataaattacaattcttATTACTCAATTGCATTCTTTGTGGACTAGGAAGGATtaatatatgtgttataaaaactgaaaattgttaaatatttatttcagtttttaagGAGAGATGGTTTCgacttattaacaattatttgttttatttcaaaataagtgAAATGGGAAAGTTTGACACGAGAAATCCAGCCGGAATGTTTGTTTTAGAAAATTCTTCAATACAAATGGAACATGGACAAAGTATATCATTTTCGTTTTCTATATCATTTATGTAAGTACAGAAATGTGTTTTGAGTACCTTTTTTAATTGACCATTAAAAGTTACAGTGGTGTCTTATTTCTCTAGCCCATAATAGAAAACATGTATTCAAATCTTTTACAGAGATGAGCCTGAAAAAAGACATATATTTGCCGCCCGTAGTGAAGATAATGTGGTCCAATGGGTTATGAAGCTACGCCAAAGTTCTTATGAGTATCTAAGAAATCGACTTCATACCCTGCagtccaaaatattttcaattactgGCAAGGTAAATTACATTTgtatcctttttttatattttaatatgcatcCCAGTTAAAGTTTCCCAGTAAATCtagattataaatgtttaatcgaTGTTCAAGTAAGCCAAATGAAATGATTATAGTTTCTAAACTAGTACAGTTTACTAGTTTAAGAAATCATCAACTAAATTGAAAAAACatatgaattcaatttaaagtcaaattatttgTAGGAGTTTTAAGTTACAtccaagaataaaatattagctaTGTTAAtgtcaaaagtaaaattattttcaggaTCCTCTCTTGTTGGTGCCTAGAAATGATGGTGCTTGTTTATGGGCTCCGGCTGAACCATTTTCAACAGTTCCTGCTTGCACCTTGAATACTACTTCATTTAGTTGTCATCTTCATACCAATGGTGCCTTCACACTTGAACGGAGTAAATCTGATGTACAAGCACATAAACATTTACATGCAGAGTATATGAACAaaacaactttttatataagtgACCAGTCTAAACAGGAAGATACTAAAGTGGACCAAAGTTATTCAttagaaaaaagtaaaacatcATCAATCTTAGCTGGTAATTTAAATCCTattgatatttcaatttttgaTAATCGTCCTGCATTTTCTCGGGCTGCTCCAAGTCCCCCAGTGCGAAAGAAAATTTCACCAGGAAgcaaaaacattgaaataaacaaagaagTGAGATTGTTCAcggataaaagtaaaaatttcgGACAAATAGGAATTTTGGATGTACCAGTTCCACCCAAAAGAAAAATGTCACCAAAACCTGTAGATAATAATAGTGCAGATAAGAACAATGTTTATCCTAGTACAgatattttacaagataaagcTAGTGAAgaccttattaaattttaattgtttctgtATCTGGAATAGTTGTATTAATCCCACCAAGTATTTTTTAGAAATCTCTTGCCTCCTACAAGAGATAGATACatagtatttctatatttttatataaatgaatttcatgtttttacattgtgatatgaaaaattattgtgTAGTGTCttgtattaagaaatatatctactatatttttataattaaaaataattagcaaaGTGTGGATCAACATTTTAGACATTACATTTTAAGTCATGTACAGAGCAGGTATGTTTAGATATGTTCTGTTGTGTGTTTATTACAGTTCAATTTGAAGTTTTGCATGTGCGGCAACAGACTGGCGatgaattttacattttttgtagAAATACAATAATGACCTAAGCAtcctaatacataaataattgtatgtaaaaagATGGTAACACCATTATTGTACATTTACCAGTATTAGTATAATTGTCTGTCCTGAACTATATGTCCGTGAGGActgtgaaatttttatttaaattgtgctTGCATTCAATATGATTCAGTTTTAATTATAGTCATTGACAtgtcaatatatgtataaaaaaggtTTACAGCACATGGTTCtggccataaaaaaaatcatatagggaatatttataataattgttaaccaagacaattatttgttttaaaattattttacacttCCCAATGGTTATTATGTAGGTACATGTTAAATTGGTTCAATTTAGTTCTATGAGAACACTCGCCAACtcttgtcaaaaaaataaaataattaatttggcaaatgaaaatattattgatgtaactttaataatattatatcgcgATCACAGAATTATAGTTCGGTAGGATCAgcaaaaaaaatagcttatgtATATTGTAGACAGTTTCCAGCAGTGGTGCTGGTTATCTTGAAGCAAAAACTTAGTTGCTTAGACAGGTTTTTCCTAATCTAGTCAACaatagttttattgttaatgCTTTTAATATAGGTACTGGTTTAAGTTGTTTAGCTCGTATTTATCATCGTAATATGcttattccatttatttccaca
Proteins encoded:
- the LOC125066750 gene encoding uncharacterized protein LOC125066750, coding for MKCNIRELALLSDKPCVLEGRLNYKKVSNGSYRNQAVFKERWFRLINNYLFYFKISEMGKFDTRNPAGMFVLENSSIQMEHGQSISFSFSISFIDEPEKRHIFAARSEDNVVQWVMKLRQSSYEYLRNRLHTLQSKIFSITGKDPLLLVPRNDGACLWAPAEPFSTVPACTLNTTSFSCHLHTNGAFTLERSKSDVQAHKHLHAEYMNKTTFYISDQSKQEDTKVDQSYSLEKSKTSSILAGNLNPIDISIFDNRPAFSRAAPSPPVRKKISPGSKNIEINKEVRLFTDKSKNFGQIGILDVPVPPKRKMSPKPVDNNSADKNNVYPSTDILQDKASEDLIKF